ATATAGCCATTTCGCTGCAAGAGATAAAAGTTGCGGTCCCTTTTAAGTACATAGGTAAAGGAATTTTGATTGGCTCCCAGAGGGGCTGGCATAAAGGTAACTTCGCTAAAGTCACGCAGATGCCGTACTTCAATCCCATTATCTGCAAGAGAGATTAAATAGATAAGCGAATCTCGAGCAGACACTTTTACACGGTCGAAAGATTGGTTTAGAGTAAACTCCCGGAGCTTAATTCCATCTGCATCTAAAATCTCCAGGCTTTGATCGCTTAGTAAAGCAAATCCTAGCTGCTCCGCTTCCAATTCAGCGTATCGAAAGGGATGAAAATTACTTAAAAACTGGCCTTGGTTATAGGCGGTAAGCCGCAGGTCGTAATTCCCGGAACTGAGATAGCGATCATTGAAAATAACTTCAGCCTCAAAGAAATTCCCTTCCCGATACAGTGGTCTGAATTGAGAACCCACTACTCGGTCGCCTTGTAAAATATTGATCCGATACTGGTTAATTGGCTCTGCCTCAAACTGAATAATGAGGGTATCGCCAAAGGCTATATTAGAAGGTAGAGAATTTAGAATTTTTAGTTCCGGATATGCAGGTTCTTCCTCGCTGCATCCCAGCGCCAGCAAGAGAATGGAAAGGATTCCAAAAGAAGTCGTGAAAAATGAAAATAAGCGTTTCACAATTGGTATTTTTGGAGGCTCAGCATTAATGTACAGAAGCTCTCTATTCAAGTATGGACGCGAACAAAAATCCGCAAAATTCTTTTAGGCCTCAAGCAAAACAATCAGTGGTAGCTCTCGATCAAGGTCGAATTCCTCCACAGGTAGTAAGTTTTGAAGAAGCGGTTTTAGGTGCAGTCCTTATCGATAACAGTGCTATTAATGCTGTAATCGACATCTTAAGTCCGGAAAGCTTCTACAAACATCAGCATGGCCTCATCTTTAAAACGGTAAAAGAGCTCTTTGGGCGAAGTGAGCCGGTAGATATTTTAACCGTAGCCAATGAGTTGCGTGTTAATGGTGAGCTGGAAGCCGCTGGTGGTGAGCATTATCTAATTGAGCTAAGCAATAAAGTTTCTTCTTCGGCTCACTCCGAATACCATGCCCGGGTAATTGTGCAAAAGCACATCCAAAGGGAAATGATTAAGGTGGCCAGCAATATCATCGATAAGAGTTTTGATGAAACCACCGATGTATTTGACTTGCTTGATGAGGCGGAACAAGACCTTTTTGAAGTTGCCCACAGCAATATTGTAAAGAACTACGAGAGTGCCCGAGATCTGGTAAAAGAGGCCATTAACCGCATTGAAGAGATTTCGAAGAAAGAAGGTTTAAGTGGTGTTCCTAGTGGCTTTACTGAAGTGGATCGTATTACCGCTGGTTGGCAGCCCTCGGATTTAATTATCCTCGCAGCTCGTCCTGGTATGGGTAAAACCGCTTTCGTATTGAGTATGGCGCGTAATATGGTAATCGACCATAAAACACCAGTGGCAGTATTCTCTCTGGAGATGGCGGCAGTTCAGTTGATTACGCGTTTGATCTCTAGTGAAACAGGCTTAAGCTCTGAGAAATTACGAAAAGGAACCCTTAATGATGCGGAGTGGCAGCAATTGCTCACCAAGGTACGTGCCCTGGAAAATGCTCCGCTCTTTATTGATGATACGCCGGCAATTTCGGTATTTGACCTTCGTGCTAAATGCCGTCGTTTGGTTGCCCAACACGGTGTAGGTATGGTAGTGATTGATTACCTGCAGCTGATGACCGTAGGTGGCCAAAAGAGCTCGGGTGGTAACCGGGAACAAGAAATTTCAACCATCTCACGTTCCTTGAAAAGTATCGCTAAAGAATTGAATATTCCGGTAATTGCACTATCGCAGTTAAGTCGGGCGGTAGAGTCCCGAGCCGGTGATAAGCGACCCCAGCTTTCTGACTTACGGGAATCTGGAGCGATCGAACAGGATGCGGATATCGTATGTTTTATCTATCG
The Croceimicrobium hydrocarbonivorans genome window above contains:
- the dnaB gene encoding replicative DNA helicase — protein: MDANKNPQNSFRPQAKQSVVALDQGRIPPQVVSFEEAVLGAVLIDNSAINAVIDILSPESFYKHQHGLIFKTVKELFGRSEPVDILTVANELRVNGELEAAGGEHYLIELSNKVSSSAHSEYHARVIVQKHIQREMIKVASNIIDKSFDETTDVFDLLDEAEQDLFEVAHSNIVKNYESARDLVKEAINRIEEISKKEGLSGVPSGFTEVDRITAGWQPSDLIILAARPGMGKTAFVLSMARNMVIDHKTPVAVFSLEMAAVQLITRLISSETGLSSEKLRKGTLNDAEWQQLLTKVRALENAPLFIDDTPAISVFDLRAKCRRLVAQHGVGMVVIDYLQLMTVGGQKSSGGNREQEISTISRSLKSIAKELNIPVIALSQLSRAVESRAGDKRPQLSDLRESGAIEQDADIVCFIYRPEYYDIETFRDGDPAEGKAELIIAKHRNGSLSDVRLRFEGAMAKFSDLEDMDNGPLVLESKLNNDQFLGGDHSMDGGGGFSNDPNDDDIPF